GTTCGACCCCCACCACAGCCCCCTCCTGCCGCTGCCCGCGGaggggctgccccttccccggGGCATGCGGGTCGCCCGGGTATTTACAAGGATGCTGAGGACCGAGgaagcagccctggggaggccAGCCTTGCCCGGCCAGCCTGGCACCCACCTCCACCATCGTCCCGAAGGGCACGGTGCCGTTGGGCACAGCCTTGGAGAAGGGCGGCAGCCGGCAGGGGGGGAGGCCGCGGGGGATGCTGCCGGTGAGCGTCAGCGGCTGGGAGCCCCTCAGCTGGAAGCAGTAAGCCACCAGGCCAGCAAACAGGACCACGAGGGCGTTGCGTGCTGCAGCGGAGAGAACAACCCTGAAAACGTGCCAGGAGCCTGGGGCGGTGGGCGAGCACGGAGCGGGCAGGTACCCGGGCAGCGAGGTCTTCCAGCCTTAGGAAGGGGCAGGCAGGACGGCAGGACCGCCTGGGAGGCTTCGACCTCCCCAACCCACTTCAGGCCTGGGCCCCAGCAGCCTCgagctgtccctgccctgccccagagGAGGCCGAGGCCGCAGGAGAGGCTgccaggggaaggcaggggatgGAGGCCAACGCACCGGTGGCGCAGGTCCAGACGATCAGGTAGCTGGCCCTGGTGGCCAGCGGCTCCGTgtgggcggcggggggcaggcGGCTCTTCATTGCCCGCAGCCCTGCGAGCGTGGCCAGGCAGACCAGACCCAGGATGGCGTCCCCAGGCCTGCAACAGCACACGTCAGTGCTGGCCCCTCGCAGGGACGCTGCCCGCACTGCTGGCAAAATGCATCACCTCGCTCCCGATGCTCCCCTTGCAGGGATACCCGAGCTCCCCTTGGACTGTCAAAAACTGGAAGAGGGCTTGTGACACACAGACAGTCCCAAGGATGTGCCTTTGGGCTGTAAAAATCCTGATTTACCTAACTGGGAGCGGAAAATAGGACAAGcctgccccatccctcctcTCTAGCCACTTGGGAGCCCAAGTGCTTTGACATTTTGAATTtccagaacaaacagaaaaggcagagaacagGGTCTCATGTCACAGTGCTGGGCAGGGACCAAGAAACCAGTCCAAGTGTGACCGGAGATGTGCTGCGAAGCATCAGAGCCCGagagcctgcagctgcaggggggatggagcagggaagGCATGGGGATGATGCTGACCTGGTCTCCCCAATCCTCCTCAGCGTTTCATACACCTGCAGGAAAAACTGCCGAGGGATCCCGTGCAGGCCCAGGATGTTCTGTGCGGAGAGATAAAGCCTCATGAGagccctgcagtgctggtgctgggacGGCTTGCAGCAACCCCCCCCCGAGTTCCCATGCACACAAGGGGACAGCCATTCCCTGGTGCAGCTCCACATGGGCAGACCCCAGCAACGCTCTGATTTTCTCCCAGGTCCCTGAGATGCCTCAGCTTGTCCTGCACCCCCGAGCACGCACCCAGCTGGGAGGGAGCTCCAGTGAGGTCCTGGCTGTGACCACAGACCTCAGCCAATGCCAGGCCTCTGGTTTCTCACACATCGCCCTGAGTCTGTCTGATTTAGGTTAACCACAAAGGAAGCATTGCAGCTCCAGAAGAGCCAGAGTGCTGCAGGCGCCGGAGGCCAGGGAGGGCCCGGCAGAGCTGCAAGCCCATCAAAGCTCCCATCCCGCtcacccagcacctcctgccagTGGCCAAATCAACCCCCTGCCGTGGTTTCACCGTTGTCCCCATGGCCACCAGCTCTCACCCCTTGCTGGTCGCAGGAGGTGGCCGTGTTCAGCTTggtctgctctgagcagagcgCTCGGGGATGGGGCTcaccagggctggcagggggacCTCGTCCCCTTTGCGGCTCCTCCCTCTCACTCCCAGCCCATCGCTAAGCACCTCAGCTCcgcagcacagccagctccaggAGAGAGCAGGCGAGAAGTGTGGAGCAGATCAGCAGCCCTTACCTTGACCTGGTTGAAGCTAATGGTGATGGACGCAGCCGATGTGAAGCCTTTTATGACTGGGCAGGAGATGAAGTCCAGCAGGAAACCTGCATGGGACAGGGGGCAGTAAGTAcactgctggccctgctggggagTGCGGGGGGGTTGCACGCACACAGAGCCGTCACAAGCGTTAGCAGGACAACCCCAGCATCTcagagagcacagagcagggaaCAACTCCAGGAGACGTCCCCAAAATATGACAGCACACGGCAGCAGCATCTCACCAAGGTGCAGGAGCCCCATGGCCAGCTGGATGCAGCCAGCCAGGAAGGTGAGCAGCACGGCATAGACAGGGTCATGGAAGGCGTAAGAGGAGACGAGCAGCGACATGATGGCGGTGGGACCCAGCGTCACGTCCTTGGCAGTTCCCAGGAAGCAGTAGACAAAGCAGCCCACGAAGGAGGAATAGAGGCCGTACTGCGCGGGGACAAAGGCGCGCTCAGCACGGTGCTGGGAGCACAGCctgagctgcccccagcccgaGCACACGCGGCACGTCCCCACGCGTGGGGCTgcccccggtcccccccggcccccggtgGCTGCGGGCTCCCGGCTCTGCCCGGGGTCTGGACACCCACCTGCGGGGGCAGGCCGGCCACCTCGGCGTACGCCAGCGCCTGCGGCACCACCGTGAGGCCCACGGTCACGCCGGCGATCAGGTcgagctgcagccagcccggCGAGTAGCGGGGCAGCCAGCCCAGGATCGGCAGCCGCCTCCGCACCGcccggagccagcagcgccgcCGGGGCTCGGGGGGACCCCGCGCCCACATGGTTCAAGGCAGGCGCGGCGCCGGCCGGGCTCGGCGGGGGGCTGGCGGCATCCCGGGGGGGCCCGCCCGATACCGCCCGATACCGCCCGATACCGCCCGGTACCGCCCGGTACCGCCGGATCAGCGCCCGCCGGCGCTCGCCGCCGTCCCGAggctcccggccccgggggcaGAGGCCACCGGAGAGAGCAGCCCGCGAgccgctgcggggccggggccgtgcggggccgTGCGGGTCCGTGCGGGACCCCCCGCGATCTCCGCTCCCTGCGCGCTGCCGGCAGCTCCCGGTGCATCCGGGAGGGCCCCTCCCGGGCCGGATCTGAGCCGCCCGGGCAGCCTCATGTGACGGGCAGAGGAGGAGCCGGggccgccgagccccgccgctgccggggACGGGGCCGTCGCTACCGGGGCCGCTGCCGGGGCCGATACCGGGGCCGGTGTCGGTGCCATGCGGCCCTGggcgctgccgctgctgctgggcGCGCTCCGGCTCGGCGCAGCCCCCGCCCGCAacgcgctgctgctgctgggtgagcGCGGACCCCCCCCCGAACCCTCCCCGGTTCCCTCCCGaccccgcagcgccccggccgcccgcagcggcccccccccccccctcaccccgcGCCCCTTCCCCGCAGCGGACGACGGCGGCTTCGAGAGCGGCGCCTACAACAACTCGGCCATCCGCACGCCCGCCCTGGACGCGCTGGCCCGCCGCAGCCTCCTCTTCCAGAACGCCTTCACCGCcgccagcagctgctcccccaGCCGGGCCAGCATCCTCACCGGGCTGCCCCAGGTGGGCgcccccagccgcccccccccccccggacccgGACCCGCTCCCCACGCCGCAGCCACGGTCCGGGCACGGCTGGGTGCTCTGGGGCTGGCATCGCCCAGCCTCGTGGTCTCCCCCATCCGCAGCACCAGAACGGGATGTACGGGCTGCACCAGGACGTGCACCACTTCAACTCCTTCGACGGCGTGCGgagcctgccccagctgctcagccaggcaaATGTCCGCACGGGTACGGAGCCCCCGGGCCGGTGAAACGGGCAGGGAAACCTCCCCTCCGTGCTCCAGCGCCGGCCGGGCGAGAGAACGGCCCACGGGTTACACAGCGCCAGCTGGGCCCCTGCCTCTGCTCGGTGCTGCCGGCTGGGTTCTCCCGGCACACCGCGTGGCTGCGTCCCCGCAGGGATAATTGGGAAGAAGCACGTTGGGCCTGGGGCCGTCTACCCCTTTGACTTCGCCTACACGGAGGAGAACAGTTCGGTCCTGCAGGTGGGGAGGAACATCACCCGAATCAAAGAGCTCGTCCGGCGCTTCCTCCAGAGCCAGGACACGAGGTGAGACGGACACGAGGTGAGACGGACCGTGTGTCCCTGGGACGGGGCTGAGCCGCCACGGGGCCCTGAGCACCCTGCCAGGGGACACAGGGGGTGTCTCTGACcaggggggtctgggggggcaAGGGCAGCCCCTCGCTACACCCCCTCCACCCTCTCCCCCGATCTCTAGGCCTTTCTTCCTTTATGTTGCCTTCCACGACCCCCACCGCTGCGGGCACTCCCAGCCCCAATACGGGGCCTTTTGTGAGAAATTCGGCAACGGAGAGAGTGGCATGGGCCGGATCCCTGACTGGAAGCCACAGCTCTACCACCCAGAGGAAGTGCAGGTGCGGGCCTGTGGGGCTACAGGGGACcacgggggggtcccgggggctGCGCAAACCTCCGTCACTGCCGTCAGCATCAACGTGGTGGGCGAAGGCTGCCTGGTGTGCCTGTGACATCCCTCCCCAGGGCCACCATGTGCCACTTCCCCTTTTTCCATGTAGGTCCCTCCCTTTGTTCCAGACACGCCGGCTGCCCGGGCGGACCTGGCAGCCCAGTACACGACCATTGGGCGCATGGACCAAGGTAGGAGCTGCCAGGCTTGGGCCGGCACCCGTGCACGCAGAGGGCCCTCCCGCAgccacccagctctgctctgccgtCCGCAGGGATCGGGCTGGTCCTGGAGGAGCTGCGGCGTGCTGGCTTCCTCAACAGCACGCTGGTGATCTACACCTCCGACAACGGCATCCCCTTCCCCAGCGGCAGGACCAACCTCTACCGGTCGGGCACGGCCGagcccctgctgctctcctccccgGAGCACACTGGGCGCTGGGGCCAGGTCAGCCCGGCCTTCGCCAGCCTCCTGGGTAAGAGCCCTcggggagggagcagagctgtgcccgAGGGGCACGGCCAATTCCCCGCTCTGCCCAGGCTGGAATCTCGGGGTCCCCTCCCCGAGGGCAGCCCGCAGCTCTCAGCATCGCCATGCCAGGctgtgggaagggagaggaCAGAGCACGGAGCCGCTGTGCCCCGCAGGGATGTCCcatcagggctgtgctgcatcCCCTGCactgcaccagccccagccccgtgtgGCTGTCGtgtccctcctgcctcccaagCAGCCACAGCGGGAGCGAGCAGCGTGGCCACCGCAGCCCTGGTGGCAGCCCCAGAGACCTTTTGGCCCCCTCTTCAAGCTTCAGTTTGCTCCCAtgggcagcagccccctcctctcactcttctcttcccctccagatGTCACGCCAACCATTCTGGACTGGTTCTCCATCCCCTACCCTTCCTACAGTTTATTTGGCTCAAAGCGGGTGCAGCTCACAGGAAAATCTCTCCTGCCAGCACTGGAGAAGGAGCAGCCCTGGGCCACCACCTTCAGCAGCCAGAGCCACCACGAGGTGACCATGTACTATCCCATGAGGGCCATCCAGCACCACCAATTCCGCCTCATCCACAACCTCAACTACAAGATGCCCTTTCCCATCGACCAGGACTTCTACGTCTCGCCCACTTTCCAAGACCTGCTCAACCGCACGAGGGCCGGGCAGCCCACCCACTGGGACAAGACGCTGCACCAGTACTACTACAGGGACCGCTGGGAGCTCTTTGACTGCAGCCAGGACCCCACCGAGAGCCACAACCTGGCCCCCGATCCCCGGTACGCTGCCGTCTTCCAGATGCTTCGCACGCAGCTACTCAAGTGGCAGTGGGACACTGGGGACCCCTGGGTGTGCGCCCCCGATGCTGTCCTGGAGGAGAAGCTGAGCCCGCAGTGCCAGCCACTGCACAACGAGCTGTGAGCGCCCAGTGCATCCCAGTGCTGACCTGGGGCCGGCCTCGCTCAGCACCCTGCACTGCCCCTGGGCTGGGCCGGTGCCAGATCCCTGCGTGGGATCCCGAGGCTGCGCTTTCTGCATCACCGTTTCTATCCCCGAAGCGTTAAGGGATCCTCACGGCTTTACTCTCAGCCAGAGAAGCTGTAAAGCCAAATTGCTCCTCAATAAAGCCTCTGGAGGAGCGGCCTCCGTTTCTACTCGGAGTTCAGCACGTCCCTGTCAGcacccttcccctgctgcagctctcagcGCTGCGGTCTCTGTGAACCCTTCTGGAGAGCTGTGTGCCCGCTGCTCCCTGGGGAAATGGGCCAGCAGGTCCCAGTGAGCACACCGAAGTGACACGGTTTAATTTGGCAAAACACACAGAGCCTACAGAGTCTCTGAGGTGTGCTCGCCCAGGGGCTGCCAGTGACCCTCACCCCAGTGACCCAGAACTGGGGGTGTGGAGGGGCCTGGGGACGCGGCCCCAGCTCTGGGGTGGCCACACCAGGCACCCAGCGTAGGGCTGCCCTGGCCTCCCACCTCTCTTCGTGCCCCAGCCTCGGCGACGAAcagggggcaggggctgtggcaCCGGCTGCCCCCCATTCCAGTGGGTGAGCTCCAGGCCGTCCCCTGCCATGCTGGGAAATGGGGCAATGCCTGCAAAGGGCACAGGCACCCATGTCAGGGATGGAGCCAGGGTGTCCATGCCAAGGAGAGGGCTGAGCCAGAGGCCAGCACCGATTTTAGGACAGTTCTGAGGCTGGCAGAGAACGGCACAGATACCGTGTGTCCTGAGGCTGCAGCAACACCGACTGCTTGGAGCAAACAGCCGCTCTTTATTCACAGTACTTCTCCccaagccctgctcccagccctcgCGGAGGCAGCTCCAGGCTTCCCTGGGGCGCAGCCACGAGGGGCTCCCCACACCCACACCCCCGGGTGTTCCATCACCCAGCAGACACCAAACAGCAGAGCCCAGTGCACAGAAGGGACTCATCTCTCCTGTGTCCATCCCAAAACCACAATGAGAAGAATCCCCATAGTCTTTCGGCAGGGCGCCAGTTTGGCACGTTGACAGGTTTGCTGTCTCACAAGGCACTTGGGTCTTTTTTTCCCCGTCTTGAAGGAGATGAGGGTTTTTCCCCATCCCTTAAGGGTTCTTTGAGCTTGCCAGAGCGAGTCCAGTTTATACACCTCAAGTTAATGCATTTCAGCACGAAGGACAGCCGGGCTCACAGCACAGGAGCCGCgttttgtgctgcttttcagtAGAGACGAAGGCATCTGGCCGCAGGGCACAATGGTGCAGCAGCACCTGACCCCACCGGCTGCGCGTGGAGGCGGTCACCGGCTCAGGACCAAGTGATCACAAACTGCTCCCACATCGGCAGCGACACGGGGATGCTCAGCACCTGAGGAGGCAAAGGAAGGGTCAGCGGTTGGGAGGGCAGCCCCCACGCCTCCCACTGCCCGggtgctccccagggaaggCTTCCAATGACAGAcccccagggcagagctgtgccgctgctccctgcagagctccgGTCCCATCACCGCACACCCCATCCTCTCTGCCCACCTTTTCCCCACACTCGTCCCCTTGCGTGGCTGAATCCTGCCAGGGCAGGTGACCCAGCCTTACTGGGCAGCCCTTTACTGCTCGGTGCAAACAAAGCAGACCCGGTGCCATCGCTGGGGCCAAACCccgccagcccccagctgcGCCCCGCAGCCACCCTCTCCTGCAGGCTCAGAGCCGCTCGCGGGCAGGCCCAGCGCTCACCTGGGTGTTGCTGCGGTAGGAGAAGTCCTCCACGCGGGCACCATTGGCCAGGACCTGCCGGGGAGGGCTGGTGACACCCAGGATGGTCACGGCCTCCAGCAGGATCCCATCGAGGTGGCTGCTCGCCCGCAGGATCTGGCTGAGCACGGCGCCCTGCGGGGACAGTGGGGACAGTCACCCTGGGCCACCAGGCCCCAGGGCTTCTCCAAGCGCCCGCACCTCACCCCAGCCAACACTGCCTGCCGCTGCCCCGTGCCCTAAACACGCCAAGAGCAGCCCACAGGGACACTGGTGCCTGCGAGGCCGGGGCTCATTCTGGTGATTTCATCATGATGGGGGCTTGctgcggcagggcagggggctgcccaCCACTGCGTGTGCCCCAGGGGACAGCACCTgcaggtggctgcagagccGTGCCCAAACAACCCCCCTCCCACGCTCACATGTGCGGCCAGGAAGAGGGTCTCGGTGTAGTCCCCCTTCTCGAAGCTCTGCCAGCTCTCCCCATCGTCCCAGAACAGCTCTCCCCGGGCGAAGCCGTCCGGCGTCAGGGCCACCACCAAGGCCATCCCCTTCTTGCGGGACTCGGCAGTGCTGAACGCAGGCTCCTGGGGGCACGGGGGGTGCAGGATCAGACACAGCAACCCCACTGGTGTGTCCCCAGGCCtggctgaacacctgcagcTCGGCCAGGCACGCACGGGGTCAGGCTGCCAGCGGGGTGGCAACGCTGAGGGACTCACCTGCAGGGGCAGGATGTGCCCTGCTCGGACGTGCACGTTAATGGTGTCCAGGGGAGCTGGCAAGAGGATCCACTGGCCTTTGCTGTGGATGGTCGAGtcctaaagaagaaaaataaaggacagGTCTCAGGGGTCAGCGTGCCCACGGGGGATCCCAGCTGAGCGCCGCAGCCCTCACGCTACCACGAGTGAAGCCTCACGGGAGGCAGAAGTCCTCAAGAGCTGATCTGGGGAAAGCTCAATGGGCCCGCCACCCAGGAGGGATGGGATGGAGGAATGGGGTGGCCGTTCCCAGGAGCCCAGCGGCAGCACCTACCCCTGCGAGGCTGTACCACGTCCCAGCCGGGAAGTAGCCGCTGACTTTGGTCTGTCCTGCCTCCAGCACCGGCGTGATGAGCAGCCCCCCGCCCCACAGGAGCTGGCGGTCCACAGTCCAGGTGTTGGGGTCTTTGGGGAACCTGGGGAGGGACGGCGGGCGGCAGTGCAGCCCCAGAGCATTGCCGGCCAcagccctcctgccaccccTGCCGCAGCACTCACTCGAGGAAGAGCGGCCGCGCCACCGTCTCCCCGGTGGCATGAGCCCTGTGGAAGAGGGTGTAGAGGTAGGGCAGGAGGGAGTAGCGGAGGCGGAGGGCTTTCCTCATGGCGTCCTTGGCGGCCGGGCTGAAGGCATACGGCTCCTGCGGCTGCAGGGGAGAAGCCAAAGCGGGATGCTCAGGCAGCACAGGGACGGTCGGTGAGCGCCTGCCGGGGAGACACGACGGACGCCCCGCGTGCCGGAGCCTGGCCCCATGAGCACGGCCCAGCCTCGGCCTCAGAgccgcccccagcccacccagTGCAGTGCCCACCAGGGCAAGGGCTCCTGGCCCCGCGCTCACCCGGTTGCCGTGGTCATTGTGGTTCCTCATGAAGGGGTAGAAGGCGCCCAGCTGGGTCCAGCGCACGCACAGCTCCTCGGATGTGTTGCCCCAAAACCCGCAGATGTCGGCACCCACCAGCGGCACCCCGAAGAGGTTGAAGAGCAGCACCTCTGTGGAGGGGACACAGAGGGAACGGGGGCTCGGTGGCGCTGGGCCAGCCCCCAGGGAAGCCCCgaagggagcaggggctggatgCGGCCCCACAGCCTACCTGGCACGGAGTAGgacagctgctcccagctgctctcgACGTCCCCCGTCCAGTGCCCAGCGTAGCGGCCGTGCCCAGCGAAGGTGGAGCGTGAGATGACGAAGGGACGCTTGCCCCGGATCCTCACCAGAGCGCTGCAGGAAGGAGGCGGCTCAGCCTGGCTGTGGAAGGGGCTCAGCCCTGCGCTGgtggctcccagcagcagcacaaagcacGCTGCGCTACAAACCAACCCCTCGCCCGTTCGCTGCAGCCCTTCCCCATGCCCAAGCCGTTTGTCGTGGTGCAGGGAGGTGCCTCTCCCCCACCTGGGTGGctccagcatccccagctcccccccagGGGAGCTGATGGGCTACAGCTCCCTGGGGCTCCTGGGGCGGTCTCCTGTCGGGGGGAAGCTTTCccgcaggagctgcagcaggagcccaggcTTACTCATGGGAAGCGATGGCCTCGGTCAGCCCGTACAGGCTGTGCAGGTTGTAGTGCGAGGAGAGGTATTGCTGGCTGGAGGCACAAATGGTTCCTGCCTGGAGGCGTCCCCCGAACACAcctgcaggggagaggaggcgGCGAGGGCGAGCTCGGGGCAGCCGGGCAGAGCCTCACCCGCTGCAGCAACCTCCGTGCCCCCAGCCTCGGGCCGGCCCCGCTCTGCTCACCTGGCACGTATGGGGGCTTCTCCAGGCTGTTGTTGGGGCAGCCGTCCTGGGAGCCCTCCACGAAGTTGGATGGCTCGTTCATGtcctggggggagggggagcccTCGCTTCTGGGGGGACCCGGCAGAGGGGcggggaaggagctgggagctgcatcCCGGAGCTCTGCCGGTGGGGGAACGGCCACTCACAATCCACATGCCATCGAAGGGCACCTGGTCGTGGAAGTCCTTCACCATGTCGTGCCACCACTCGTGCGTCTCTGGGTTGGTGAAGTCTGGGAAAGCCGTCGGGCCCGGCCAcacctgcaggagggaggcagcgcAGGGCAGAGCCACGCCacccccgtccctgtcccctccacccCGCTTTTCAGCAGGGCTGCCCCTGCATGTTCCTCTCCCTCTTGCAGccgctgccccacagccccctaAGCCCCCAGCCACAGGGACAGGGGCCGATGCCACAACGTACCTTCCCGATGAGGGGCTGCCCCGTGGCATTTCGGATGAACACCCCTCGCTTCAGTCCATCATCGTAGGGCTTGTAGGTGCCAGGAGGCCCTGAGCTGCTGATCCCGGGATCCTGCCGGGGTACAAAGCTGGGGTTTCACCAGCAAGGACAGGGAACAGCATCCTGCgcgcccagccctgctcctgctggttGCCTGCCAGAAATCCTGCAAAACCTTGGGGCAGCAAAGGGCGAAGACACAGCCCGAGGAAGCAGCACGGCCTGCACGTGAAGGCCAGGGCCCAGCTGGAGCTGTCACCCGCCCTGGGGCAAACTGAAGGCATTGCTCACCACGATCATCACGTAGCGCAGGCCTCGCTGGT
This genomic window from Cygnus atratus isolate AKBS03 ecotype Queensland, Australia chromosome 18, CAtr_DNAZoo_HiC_assembly, whole genome shotgun sequence contains:
- the GAA gene encoding lysosomal alpha-glucosidase produces the protein MPGPGGAEPGPRIGAGAVAAAALLALLVPAAGSSAAAGCEVPPSHRFDCGPERLLARAGCEARGCCYAPAASGAGGGPPWCFFPRGYRSYRAENLTATARGYTARLRRVAPSFLPGDVGILRLDVALETESRLRFTLRDPARQRYEVPLATPRVSARAASTLYGVQVHEDPFGLVVSRWPGGQVLLNTTVAPLFFADQFLQISTSLPSRFISGLGEHLAPLVLDTAWTKVTLWNRDMAPVPQVNLYGSHPFYLVIEDGGLAHGVFLLNSNAMDVVLQPSPALTWRTTGGILDFYVFLGPDPKSVVRQYLDVVGFPFMPPYWGLGFHLCRWGYSSTTTTRQAVANMSAARFPLDVQWNDLDYMDAKRDFTFNKETFKDYPDMVRDFHQRGLRYVMIVDPGISSSGPPGTYKPYDDGLKRGVFIRNATGQPLIGKVWPGPTAFPDFTNPETHEWWHDMVKDFHDQVPFDGMWIDMNEPSNFVEGSQDGCPNNSLEKPPYVPGVFGGRLQAGTICASSQQYLSSHYNLHSLYGLTEAIASHDALVRIRGKRPFVISRSTFAGHGRYAGHWTGDVESSWEQLSYSVPEVLLFNLFGVPLVGADICGFWGNTSEELCVRWTQLGAFYPFMRNHNDHGNRPQEPYAFSPAAKDAMRKALRLRYSLLPYLYTLFHRAHATGETVARPLFLEFPKDPNTWTVDRQLLWGGGLLITPVLEAGQTKVSGYFPAGTWYSLAGDSTIHSKGQWILLPAPLDTINVHVRAGHILPLQEPAFSTAESRKKGMALVVALTPDGFARGELFWDDGESWQSFEKGDYTETLFLAAHGAVLSQILRASSHLDGILLEAVTILGVTSPPRQVLANGARVEDFSYRSNTQVLSIPVSLPMWEQFVITWS
- the SGSH gene encoding N-sulphoglucosamine sulphohydrolase isoform X2, whose protein sequence is MRPWALPLLLGALRLGAAPARNALLLLADDGGFESGAYNNSAIRTPALDALARRSLLFQNAFTAASSCSPSRASILTGLPQHQNGMYGLHQDVHHFNSFDGVRSLPQLLSQANVRTGIIGKKHVGPGAVYPFDFAYTEENSSVLQVGRNITRIKELVRRFLQSQDTRPFFLYVAFHDPHRCGHSQPQYGAFCEKFGNGESGMGRIPDWKPQLYHPEEVQVPPFVPDTPAARADLAAQYTTIGRMDQDVTPTILDWFSIPYPSYSLFGSKRVQLTGKSLLPALEKEQPWATTFSSQSHHEVTMYYPMRAIQHHQFRLIHNLNYKMPFPIDQDFYVSPTFQDLLNRTRAGQPTHWDKTLHQYYYRDRWELFDCSQDPTESHNLAPDPRYAAVFQMLRTQLLKWQWDTGDPWVCAPDAVLEEKLSPQCQPLHNEL
- the SGSH gene encoding N-sulphoglucosamine sulphohydrolase isoform X1, whose protein sequence is MRPWALPLLLGALRLGAAPARNALLLLADDGGFESGAYNNSAIRTPALDALARRSLLFQNAFTAASSCSPSRASILTGLPQHQNGMYGLHQDVHHFNSFDGVRSLPQLLSQANVRTGIIGKKHVGPGAVYPFDFAYTEENSSVLQVGRNITRIKELVRRFLQSQDTRPFFLYVAFHDPHRCGHSQPQYGAFCEKFGNGESGMGRIPDWKPQLYHPEEVQVPPFVPDTPAARADLAAQYTTIGRMDQGIGLVLEELRRAGFLNSTLVIYTSDNGIPFPSGRTNLYRSGTAEPLLLSSPEHTGRWGQVSPAFASLLDVTPTILDWFSIPYPSYSLFGSKRVQLTGKSLLPALEKEQPWATTFSSQSHHEVTMYYPMRAIQHHQFRLIHNLNYKMPFPIDQDFYVSPTFQDLLNRTRAGQPTHWDKTLHQYYYRDRWELFDCSQDPTESHNLAPDPRYAAVFQMLRTQLLKWQWDTGDPWVCAPDAVLEEKLSPQCQPLHNEL